In the Lates calcarifer isolate ASB-BC8 linkage group LG24, TLL_Latcal_v3, whole genome shotgun sequence genome, one interval contains:
- the LOC127139242 gene encoding uncharacterized protein LOC127139242: protein MPSNVERKGSERGTSCFSRAVRSIRRALSRICTCDCAKKRRSNREEICSRYVPDEDMRATLRVSRKSLSSYGQIKRRAEYEPDYVLPTKQRHYESLVYSKRIVIKGESRSHNSFSPPSGGVYECSSGSIPAVPPVSTGGGEQYALGSCSGYTPGCPVCIEIHPPCAERRLTDVLDVPVCTAGRRGQDTFEHLPVQPGISSDGVSDVLVETEATVTAVAYSVTNTQPPHPPLQLSVTDSCETRISRSVSRCVSAPSLSQITCAETESLKRAESLPAMMLNSSFEEFTPDISAEGDDESYSFQCSGPGLYQCSVTGLLFDMEGEGDVVYRLVPWNRRLLAPHHKKPAGPLFDIKCVQQCVRQLHLPHCEIRSTGGGHFLSVAHVNDEAVEFIGPHQTTETHLVINISGFSAFGNVKDEDAPPEPVRALVLLFYRPPADPDPESLLNVLLLPRNVPLRDVLRTRKKLVGDETYIETSPHCKLIPGQVYTLSTCPEDHSLLVQPTEAEFDSDNYDDYFPSFQVSWETRLKHVKLVLRDSDGSHSAWERRVCLWSSGGKRWCGPSPLNVASNQRLLDVRSSFIDGISGPVLKSLLDKLFEKRVMSDSERESADETQNKRDKARFVVDTVRRKGEAASSEMIELLCELDPFLCEHLELT from the exons ATGCCGTCAAATGTGGAACGTAAAGGATCAGAAAGAGGAACATCATGTTTCAGCAGAGCAGTCAGAAGCATCAGGAGGGCTCTGTCCAGGATCTGTACATGTGACTGTGCAAAAAAACGCCGCTCAAACCGAGAAGAAATTTGTTCTCGATATGTACCAGATGAGGATATGCGTGCAACTCTAAGGGTTTCCAGAAAGAGTTTGTCCAGTTATGGACAAATAAAGAGACGAGCTGAATATGAACCAGACTATGTCCTCCCTACAAAGCAACGTCATTATGAGTCCCTAGTCTACTCTAAAAGAATAGTAATAAAGGGTGAGTCCAGAAGTCATaactctttttctcctccttctggAGGAGTCTATGAGTGCTCATCAGGATCTATCCCAGCAGTTCCTCCTGTCTCCACCGGAGGAGGAGAACAATATGCATTAGGTAGCTGCTCAGGTTATACCCCAGGCTGCCCTGTCTGCATTGAAATACACCCTCCATGTGCAGAACGCAGGCTCACAGACGTCCTAGACGTTCCTGTCTGCACTGCAGGACGTAGAGGACAAGATACATTTGAACATCTGCCTGTGCAGCCTGGAATCAGCTCAGACGGTGTCAGTGATGTCCTGGTGGAAACAGAGGCGACTGTTACAGCTGTGGCCTACTCAGTCACAAACACCCAGCccccccatcctcccctccAGCTCTCCGTCACAGATTCTTGTGAGACCAGGATCTCCAG GTCTGTGTCTCGCTGTGTCAGCGCTCCCTCGCTGAGTCAGATCACCTGTGCAGAGACTGAGAGCTTGAAACGAGCTGAGAGTTTACCTGCCATGATGTTAAACAGCAGCTTTGAGGAGTTCACCCCTGATATCAGTGCTGAAGGAGACGATGAGAGCTACAGTTTCCAGTGCTCCGGCCCAGGCCTGTACCAGTGCAGCGTGACAGGCCTGCTGTTTGACATGGAGGGAGAAGGGGACGTGGTTTACAGGCTGGTCCCTTGGAACAGGAGGCTACTGGCCCCACATCACAAGAAGCCTGCAGGACCCCTGTTTGACATCAaatgtgtgcagcagtgtgtgaggCAGCTTCACCTCCCACACTGTGAGATCCGCTCCACAGGAGgaggtcacttcctgtcagtggCTCATGTGAACGATGAGGCCGTGGAGTTTATCGGGCCTCATCAGACCACAGAGACTCACCTGGTTATAAACATCAGCGGCTTTTCTGCTTTCGGTAACGTCAAGGACGAAGACGCCCCACCCGAGCCGGTCCGAGCGTTGGTCCTGCTGTTCTACAGGCCCCCGGCCGACCCTGATCCTGAATCTCTCCTCaatgtgttgctgctgcccAGAAATGTTCCTCTGCGGGACGTGCTGCGCACCAGGAAGAAGTTAGTGGGAGATGAGACGTACATAGAGACGTCCCCACACTGTAAACTGATCCCAGGTCAGGTCTACACTCTGTCCACTTGTCCTGAAGACCACTCGCTTCTAGTCCAACCAACAGAAGCTGAGTTTGACTCTGACAACTACGACGACTACTTTCCATCGTTCCAGGTGAGCTGGGAAACCAGGCTGAAACACGTGAAGCTGGTTCTGAGAGACAGCGACGGCTCCCACAGCGCGTGGGAAAGACGAGTTTGTCTTTGGTCCAGTGGAGGGAAAAGGTGGTGTGGGCCGAGTCCTCTGAACGTGGCCTCGAACCAGAGGCTGCTGGACGTACGGAGCAGCTTCATCGATGGGATATCAGGACCTGTTCTCAAGAGTCTGCTGGACAAACTGTTTGAGAAAAGGGTGATGAGTGATTCAGAGAGGGAGTCAGCGGACGAGACGCAgaacaaaagagacaaagcTCGTTTTGTTGTGGACACagtgaggaggaaaggagaagcTGCTAGTTCAGAGATGATTGAGCTTCTCTGTGAGCTCGACCCCTTCCTCTGTGAACACCTGGAGCTCACCTGA
- the LOC108884993 gene encoding GTPase IMAP family member 6 isoform X4 — MSDKKKISVMILGGGDSSRRDLTARILERDGSDLQPKETEDKHEKYGNDTCEVTCSLNDKTAHENIKKLNQQPDVCLLLLEDGFSTDTVQQQIDDLHKSTGIHKEKIRVVLPLSHAGKDHSSSLCKLYTMEEVCSEVRKLTEDTNLKPNNKRNDEENKADRETENDRPQASQTETEETEKLDSPQQQPDQQPEQQPDQQPDQQPDQQSESEQSESQTETTDGRPSKAFKTEEERVNLVLLGMTGTGKSATGNTILRNKHFTSRPSSNPVTTECKAVEREICGTAVRVIDTPDIFDDEISDEVRREHVKRCKDLCQSEPCVYLLVMQVGRFTDGERDIMTKLERAVGRGVHKQTIILFTCGEELQRAEMTLEDFLDSCQPDLKRIIEKCNNRCVLFENRDTDSDQVETLMQTVREMPPITRGHDHSRCILM, encoded by the exons ATGTCTGACA agaagAAGATTTCAGTTATGATCCTGGGAGGTGGAGATTCATCAAGGAGAGACCTGACAGCCAGGATCTTAGAGAGAGATGGATCTGATCTACAGCCAAAAGAAACTGAGGATAAACATGAGAAATATGGAAATGATACATGTGAGGTCACATGTTCTCTCAATGATAAAACAGCACATGAGaacattaaaaagttaaatcaaCAACCTGAcgtgtgtttgttgctgttagAGGACGGGTTTTCAACAGACACAGTTCAGCAGCAAATAGATGATCTACACAAGTCGACAGGAATACATAAAGAAAAGATCAGAGTGGTGCTGCCACTCAGCCATGCAGGCAAAGATCATTCAAGCTCCCTGTGCAAGTTGTACACCATGGAGGAGGTCTGCAGTGAAGTGAGGAAACTGACTGAAGACACAAATCTGAAGCCAAACAACAAGAG GAATGATGAAGAGAacaaggcagacagagagacagagaacgaCAGACCCCAGGccagtcagacagagacagaggagactga GAAATTAGACAGTCCTCAGCAACAGCCTGATCAACAGCCTGAGCAACAGCCTGATCAACAGCCTGATCAACAGCCTGATCAACAGTCTGAATCTGAACAGTCTGAGTCACAAACGGAGACGACAG ATGGCAGACCTAGCAAAGCATTTAAAACTGAGGAAGAAAGAGTGAACCTTGTTCTGCTGGGAATGACCGGGACTGGGAAGAGTGCGACTGGAAACACAATCCtcagaaacaaacacttcaCATCAAGACCCAGTTCTAATCCAGTTACCACAGAGTGTAAAGCAGTAGAAAGGGAGATATGTGGTACTGCTGTACGAGTGATTGATACTCCAGATATCTTTGATGATGAGATCAGTGATGAAGTCAGACGTGAACATGTAAAAAGGTGCAAAGATCTCTGTCAGTCAGAGCCTTGTGTTTACTTACTGGTGATGCAGGTTGGCAGGTTTACAGATGGTGAGAGAGACATCATGACAAAGTTAGAGAGAGCTGTTGGTAGAGGagttcacaaacaaacaatcatcCTGTTCACCTGTGGTGAAGAGCTGCAGCGAGCAGAAATGACTTTAGAGGATTTTCTAGATTCCTGCCAACCTGATCTGAAGAGAATAATAGAGAAGTGCAACAACAGGTGTGTTCTGTTTGAGAACAGAGACACTGATTCAGATCAAGTGGAAACCTTAATGCAGACAGTGCGTGAAATGCCTCCAATAACCAGAGGACATGATCACAGTCGTTGTATTCTGATGTAA
- the LOC108884993 gene encoding GTPase IMAP family member 8 isoform X8, giving the protein MEEVCSEVRKLTEDTNLKPNNKRNDEENKADRETENDRPQASQTETEETEKLDSPQQQPDQQPEQQPDQQPDQQPDQQSESEQSESQTETTDGRPSKAFKTEEERVNLVLLGMTGTGKSATGNTILRNKHFTSRPSSNPVTTECKAVEREICGTAVRVIDTPDIFDDEISDEVRREHVKRCKDLCQSEPCVYLLVMQVGRFTDGERDIMTKLERAVGRGVHKQTIILFTCGEELQRAEMTLEDFLDSCQPDLKRIIEKCNNRCVLFENRDTDSDQVETLMQTVREMPPITRGHDHSRCILM; this is encoded by the exons ATGGAGGAGGTCTGCAGTGAAGTGAGGAAACTGACTGAAGACACAAATCTGAAGCCAAACAACAAGAG GAATGATGAAGAGAacaaggcagacagagagacagagaacgaCAGACCCCAGGccagtcagacagagacagaggagactga GAAATTAGACAGTCCTCAGCAACAGCCTGATCAACAGCCTGAGCAACAGCCTGATCAACAGCCTGATCAACAGCCTGATCAACAGTCTGAATCTGAACAGTCTGAGTCACAAACGGAGACGACAG ATGGCAGACCTAGCAAAGCATTTAAAACTGAGGAAGAAAGAGTGAACCTTGTTCTGCTGGGAATGACCGGGACTGGGAAGAGTGCGACTGGAAACACAATCCtcagaaacaaacacttcaCATCAAGACCCAGTTCTAATCCAGTTACCACAGAGTGTAAAGCAGTAGAAAGGGAGATATGTGGTACTGCTGTACGAGTGATTGATACTCCAGATATCTTTGATGATGAGATCAGTGATGAAGTCAGACGTGAACATGTAAAAAGGTGCAAAGATCTCTGTCAGTCAGAGCCTTGTGTTTACTTACTGGTGATGCAGGTTGGCAGGTTTACAGATGGTGAGAGAGACATCATGACAAAGTTAGAGAGAGCTGTTGGTAGAGGagttcacaaacaaacaatcatcCTGTTCACCTGTGGTGAAGAGCTGCAGCGAGCAGAAATGACTTTAGAGGATTTTCTAGATTCCTGCCAACCTGATCTGAAGAGAATAATAGAGAAGTGCAACAACAGGTGTGTTCTGTTTGAGAACAGAGACACTGATTCAGATCAAGTGGAAACCTTAATGCAGACAGTGCGTGAAATGCCTCCAATAACCAGAGGACATGATCACAGTCGTTGTATTCTGATGTAA
- the LOC108884993 gene encoding GTPase IMAP family member 6 isoform X5, with amino-acid sequence MSDKKKISVMILGGGDSSRRDLTARILERDESELQPKETEDKHEKYGNDTCEVTCSLNDKTAHENIKKLNQQPDVCLLLLEDGFSTDTVQQQIDDLHKSTGIHKEKIRVVLPLSHAGKDHSSSLCKLYTMEEVCSEVRKLTEDTNLKPNNKRNDEENKADRETENDRPQASQTETEETEKLDSPQQQPDQQPEQQPDQQPDQQPDQQSESEQSESQTETTDGRPSKAFKTEEERVNLVLLGMTGTGKSATGNTILRNKHFTSRPSSNPVTTECKAVEREICGTAVRVIDTPDIFDDEISDEVRREHVKRCKDLCQSEPCVYLLVMQVGRFTDGERDIMTKLERAVGRGVHKQTIILFTCGEELQRAEMTLEDFLDSCQPDLKRIIEKCNNRCVLFENRDTDSDQVETLMQTVREMPPITRGHDHSRCILM; translated from the exons ATGTCTGACA agaagAAGATTTCAGTTATGATCCTGGGAGGTGGAGATTCATCAAGGAGAGACCTGACAGCCAGGATCTTAGAGAGAGATGAATCTGAACTACAGCCAAAAGAAACTGAGGATAAACATGAGAAATATGGAAATGATACATGTGAA GTCACATGTTCTCTCAATGATAAAACAGCACATGAGaacattaaaaagttaaatcaaCAACCTGAcgtgtgtttgttgctgttagAGGACGGGTTTTCAACAGACACAGTTCAGCAGCAAATAGATGATCTACACAAGTCGACAGGAATACATAAAGAAAAGATCAGAGTGGTGCTGCCACTCAGCCATGCAGGCAAAGATCATTCAAGCTCCCTGTGCAAGTTGTACACCATGGAGGAGGTCTGCAGTGAAGTGAGGAAACTGACTGAAGACACAAATCTGAAGCCAAACAACAAGAG GAATGATGAAGAGAacaaggcagacagagagacagagaacgaCAGACCCCAGGccagtcagacagagacagaggagactga GAAATTAGACAGTCCTCAGCAACAGCCTGATCAACAGCCTGAGCAACAGCCTGATCAACAGCCTGATCAACAGCCTGATCAACAGTCTGAATCTGAACAGTCTGAGTCACAAACGGAGACGACAG ATGGCAGACCTAGCAAAGCATTTAAAACTGAGGAAGAAAGAGTGAACCTTGTTCTGCTGGGAATGACCGGGACTGGGAAGAGTGCGACTGGAAACACAATCCtcagaaacaaacacttcaCATCAAGACCCAGTTCTAATCCAGTTACCACAGAGTGTAAAGCAGTAGAAAGGGAGATATGTGGTACTGCTGTACGAGTGATTGATACTCCAGATATCTTTGATGATGAGATCAGTGATGAAGTCAGACGTGAACATGTAAAAAGGTGCAAAGATCTCTGTCAGTCAGAGCCTTGTGTTTACTTACTGGTGATGCAGGTTGGCAGGTTTACAGATGGTGAGAGAGACATCATGACAAAGTTAGAGAGAGCTGTTGGTAGAGGagttcacaaacaaacaatcatcCTGTTCACCTGTGGTGAAGAGCTGCAGCGAGCAGAAATGACTTTAGAGGATTTTCTAGATTCCTGCCAACCTGATCTGAAGAGAATAATAGAGAAGTGCAACAACAGGTGTGTTCTGTTTGAGAACAGAGACACTGATTCAGATCAAGTGGAAACCTTAATGCAGACAGTGCGTGAAATGCCTCCAATAACCAGAGGACATGATCACAGTCGTTGTATTCTGATGTAA
- the LOC108884993 gene encoding uncharacterized protein LOC108884993 isoform X7, with translation MSDKKKISVMILGGGDSSRRDLTARILERDGSDLQPKETEDKHEKYGNDTCEVTCSLNDKTAHENIKKLNQQPDVCLLLLEDGFSTDTVQQQIDDLHKSTGIHKEKIRVVLPLSHAGKDHSSSLCKLYTMEEVCSEVRKLTEDTNLKPNNKRKLDSPQQQPDQQPEQQPDQQPDQQPDQQSESEQSESQTETTDGRPSKAFKTEEERVNLVLLGMTGTGKSATGNTILRNKHFTSRPSSNPVTTECKAVEREICGTAVRVIDTPDIFDDEISDEVRREHVKRCKDLCQSEPCVYLLVMQVGRFTDGERDIMTKLERAVGRGVHKQTIILFTCGEELQRAEMTLEDFLDSCQPDLKRIIEKCNNRCVLFENRDTDSDQVETLMQTVREMPPITRGHDHSRCILM, from the exons ATGTCTGACA agaagAAGATTTCAGTTATGATCCTGGGAGGTGGAGATTCATCAAGGAGAGACCTGACAGCCAGGATCTTAGAGAGAGATGGATCTGATCTACAGCCAAAAGAAACTGAGGATAAACATGAGAAATATGGAAATGATACATGTGAGGTCACATGTTCTCTCAATGATAAAACAGCACATGAGaacattaaaaagttaaatcaaCAACCTGAcgtgtgtttgttgctgttagAGGACGGGTTTTCAACAGACACAGTTCAGCAGCAAATAGATGATCTACACAAGTCGACAGGAATACATAAAGAAAAGATCAGAGTGGTGCTGCCACTCAGCCATGCAGGCAAAGATCATTCAAGCTCCCTGTGCAAGTTGTACACCATGGAGGAGGTCTGCAGTGAAGTGAGGAAACTGACTGAAGACACAAATCTGAAGCCAAACAACAAGAG GAAATTAGACAGTCCTCAGCAACAGCCTGATCAACAGCCTGAGCAACAGCCTGATCAACAGCCTGATCAACAGCCTGATCAACAGTCTGAATCTGAACAGTCTGAGTCACAAACGGAGACGACAG ATGGCAGACCTAGCAAAGCATTTAAAACTGAGGAAGAAAGAGTGAACCTTGTTCTGCTGGGAATGACCGGGACTGGGAAGAGTGCGACTGGAAACACAATCCtcagaaacaaacacttcaCATCAAGACCCAGTTCTAATCCAGTTACCACAGAGTGTAAAGCAGTAGAAAGGGAGATATGTGGTACTGCTGTACGAGTGATTGATACTCCAGATATCTTTGATGATGAGATCAGTGATGAAGTCAGACGTGAACATGTAAAAAGGTGCAAAGATCTCTGTCAGTCAGAGCCTTGTGTTTACTTACTGGTGATGCAGGTTGGCAGGTTTACAGATGGTGAGAGAGACATCATGACAAAGTTAGAGAGAGCTGTTGGTAGAGGagttcacaaacaaacaatcatcCTGTTCACCTGTGGTGAAGAGCTGCAGCGAGCAGAAATGACTTTAGAGGATTTTCTAGATTCCTGCCAACCTGATCTGAAGAGAATAATAGAGAAGTGCAACAACAGGTGTGTTCTGTTTGAGAACAGAGACACTGATTCAGATCAAGTGGAAACCTTAATGCAGACAGTGCGTGAAATGCCTCCAATAACCAGAGGACATGATCACAGTCGTTGTATTCTGATGTAA
- the LOC108884995 gene encoding GTPase IMAP family member 9-like, translating to MASLPAEPELRIVMIGKTGVGKSAVGNTILGERLFKSRPCSDSVTKTCEQQHVHLGNRKVTVVDTPGILDTKATPDFLKKEIVKCVKVSCPGPHVFLLVITVGRFTPEEKNSVEALQQLFGPKANQYMIVLFTRGGDLGDMTIQEYIREGKEDLRQVIQQCGGRFHVFDNNSKDRKQVEELIRKIDYMVEGNLGTYYTDEMYEEVQAAGKNNNNYSFFDALFQRIRLFLQILRRS from the exons ATGGCTTCACTTCCTGCAG AACCTGAGCTGAGAATAGTGATGATTGGAAAAACTGGTGTGGGGAAGAGTGCTGTTGGAAACACCATCCTGGGAGAACGTCTGTTCAAATCTCGTCCGTGTTCAGACTCAGTGACTAAGACCTGCGAACAACAACATGTACACCTAGGTAACAGAAAGGTGACTGTGGTGGACACACCAGGGATCCTGGACACCAAGGCCACTCCAGATTTCCTCAAAAAAGAAATAGTGAAGTGTGTGAAAGTCTCTTGTCCTGGTCCTCATGTGTTCCTGCTGGTCATCACAGTCGGTCGATTCACTCCAGAAGAGAAGAACTCAGTGgaggctctgcagcagctgtttggtcCAAAAGCAAACCAGTACATGATCGTGCTGTTTACACGTGGTGGTGATCTTGGAGACATGACCATACAAGAGTACATACGTGAGGGTAAGGAAGACCTTCGACAAGTCATCCAACAATGTGGAGGCAGGTTCCACGTCtttgacaacaacagcaaagacagaaaacaagtaGAGGAGCTGATCAGGAAGATTGATTACATGGTGGAAGGTAACTTGGGAACATACTACACTGATGAAATGTATGAAGAAGTTCAAGCGGCTGGCAAGAATAACAACAATTACAGCTTCTTTGATGCACTGTTCCAACGTATCAGGCTTTTTCTACAAATTCTTAGAAGAAGTTAA